One region of Terriglobales bacterium genomic DNA includes:
- a CDS encoding lactate permease LctP family transporter, with protein MTWTQIYDPLGHWWLSTLVAALPILVLLGLLAGFRVSPHRCALAGAVTAIVAAVLAFHMPATLAVVSFAYGVAFGLLKIAWIVVAAVFLYDISVETGQFEIMKQSVAAITGDRRLQLLLVAFCFGAFIEGAAGFGAPVAIAGAFMIGLGFKPFHAAALNLIANTAPVAFGAIGTPVHTLAVVSALPEPQLNAMIGRILPLTALLIPLWLVRSMVSWRETWEVMPAIVVVGASFAATQFFWSNYMDGNLVDITSGVVSLVATLIFLRFWQPMRICRFADEPPEAAAATQCHTAARIARAWMPFAILSVVVLLWGLPNIKTALNKATTPAFARGGWDVPLLHDAVLRAQPVVARPAPEHAKYDFNWLSATGTSCFLSAILSGVLLGLGPKAMARIFWRTLVRMRFAVLAISFMLGLGFVTRYSGMDAVLGLAFTRTGWLFPFFGTYLGWLGVALTGSDTSSNALFGGLQRITAEQLRLSPVLMCAANSAGGVMGKMVDAQSIVVATAATNQVGNEGLIFRFVVWHSIALAAIVGAIVMAYAYWLPGLVPK; from the coding sequence ATGACGTGGACGCAAATCTACGACCCGCTGGGCCACTGGTGGCTCTCGACACTCGTCGCGGCGCTGCCCATCCTGGTGCTGCTGGGATTGCTCGCCGGATTTCGCGTGAGCCCGCATCGCTGCGCGCTGGCAGGCGCGGTGACGGCAATTGTCGCCGCGGTCCTTGCGTTCCACATGCCGGCCACGCTGGCGGTGGTGAGCTTCGCCTACGGGGTCGCCTTCGGACTTTTGAAAATCGCCTGGATCGTGGTGGCGGCGGTTTTTCTGTACGACATCTCGGTCGAGACCGGACAGTTCGAGATCATGAAGCAGTCGGTGGCCGCCATCACCGGCGATCGCCGGCTGCAACTGCTGCTGGTGGCGTTCTGCTTCGGTGCCTTCATCGAGGGCGCCGCGGGATTCGGCGCGCCGGTGGCAATTGCCGGAGCGTTCATGATCGGGCTCGGGTTCAAGCCGTTCCACGCAGCCGCGCTGAACCTGATCGCGAACACCGCGCCGGTGGCATTCGGCGCCATCGGCACGCCGGTGCACACGCTGGCGGTGGTGAGCGCGCTGCCCGAACCGCAGTTGAACGCCATGATCGGACGCATCCTGCCGCTCACGGCGCTGCTGATTCCGCTCTGGCTGGTGCGCTCCATGGTGAGCTGGCGCGAGACCTGGGAAGTGATGCCGGCCATCGTGGTCGTCGGCGCGTCGTTCGCGGCCACGCAGTTCTTCTGGTCGAACTACATGGACGGCAACCTGGTGGACATCACTTCGGGCGTGGTGTCGCTGGTGGCCACGCTGATCTTCCTGCGCTTCTGGCAGCCAATGCGGATTTGCCGGTTTGCCGACGAGCCGCCTGAAGCTGCCGCGGCAACGCAATGCCACACAGCGGCGCGGATTGCGCGCGCCTGGATGCCGTTCGCCATCCTCTCCGTCGTCGTCCTGCTGTGGGGGCTGCCGAACATCAAGACGGCGCTGAACAAGGCCACTACGCCGGCATTCGCGCGCGGCGGCTGGGACGTGCCGCTGCTGCACGATGCGGTGCTGCGTGCCCAGCCCGTGGTCGCCCGGCCCGCGCCCGAGCACGCCAAGTACGACTTCAACTGGCTGTCGGCGACGGGCACGAGCTGCTTCCTTTCGGCGATCCTCTCCGGCGTGCTGCTGGGCCTGGGGCCGAAGGCGATGGCGCGCATCTTCTGGCGGACGCTGGTGCGCATGCGCTTCGCCGTGCTGGCCATCTCATTTATGCTCGGCCTCGGTTTCGTCACCCGATACTCCGGCATGGACGCCGTCCTCGGCCTCGCGTTCACGCGCACCGGATGGCTGTTTCCGTTCTTCGGGACATATCTGGGCTGGCTGGGCGTGGCGCTGACCGGCAGCGACACCTCGTCGAACGCTTTGTTCGGCGGATTGCAGAGAATCACCGCCGAGCAACTTCGCCTGAGCCCCGTCCTGATGTGCGCCGCCAACAGCGCCGGCGGCGTGATGGGCAAGATGGTGGACGCGCAGTCCATCGTGGTCGCCACGGCAGCGACCAACCAGGTGGGCAACGAAGGCCTGATCTTCCGCTTCGTCGTCTGGCACTCGATCGCGCTGGCCGCGATCGTGGGCGCCATCGTGATGGCATACGCCTACTGGCTGCCGGGGCTGGTGCCAAAATAA
- the ada gene encoding bifunctional DNA-binding transcriptional regulator/O6-methylguanine-DNA methyltransferase Ada: MSTANTIAFPADSLWRAVMERDHNFDRRFVYAVHSTGVFCRPSCPSRRPRREQVSFYNDAPSAAGAGYRPCLRCHPAAAEPQAEAQLRRVCDYIDAHIDSPFRLADAARAARLSSAQAQRAFMRLLGITPRAFADARRVALLKRRLRNGSDVTSAVYDAGYGSSSRVYERASSHFGMTPATYRAGGRGEQISFAIADCALGKLLVAATARGVCAVRLGDSEAELAGGLKEEFPAATLDAGNRRLRAWVQQVLVTLDGEAPAAELPLDLRGTAFQWKVWNALRQIPAGETRTYADIARSIGSPGAVRAVGSACGANPVALVVPCHRAVRSDGGLGGYRWGLERKRKLLAGEHARRSNPPAEKARRAAR, from the coding sequence ATGAGCACAGCCAACACCATCGCCTTCCCCGCCGACAGCCTGTGGCGCGCCGTGATGGAGCGCGACCACAACTTCGACCGCCGCTTCGTGTACGCGGTGCACTCCACCGGAGTGTTCTGCCGGCCGTCGTGCCCCTCGCGGCGTCCGCGTCGCGAGCAGGTCAGCTTCTATAACGACGCGCCCTCGGCCGCCGGCGCCGGGTACCGGCCGTGCCTGCGCTGCCATCCGGCGGCCGCCGAACCTCAGGCTGAGGCGCAGTTGCGCCGCGTCTGCGACTACATTGACGCGCACATTGACTCGCCCTTCCGCCTGGCCGACGCCGCCCGCGCCGCGCGCCTCAGCTCCGCCCAGGCGCAGCGGGCGTTCATGCGGTTGCTTGGAATTACTCCCCGCGCTTTCGCCGACGCGCGCCGCGTGGCGCTGCTCAAGCGCCGGCTGCGCAACGGGAGCGACGTGACCAGCGCCGTCTACGACGCCGGCTACGGCTCCAGCAGCCGCGTCTATGAGCGCGCCAGCAGCCACTTCGGCATGACGCCCGCCACCTATCGCGCCGGCGGACGCGGCGAGCAGATCAGCTTCGCCATCGCCGACTGCGCGCTGGGAAAACTGCTTGTGGCGGCAACGGCGCGCGGCGTCTGCGCGGTCCGCCTCGGCGACTCCGAAGCGGAACTTGCCGGCGGGCTGAAAGAAGAATTTCCCGCCGCCACGCTCGACGCCGGCAATCGCCGGCTGAGAGCCTGGGTACAGCAGGTGCTGGTGACGCTGGATGGTGAAGCCCCCGCCGCCGAGCTGCCGCTTGATCTGCGCGGGACCGCGTTTCAGTGGAAGGTGTGGAACGCGTTGCGGCAGATTCCCGCCGGCGAAACTCGCACCTACGCCGATATCGCCCGCTCGATCGGGAGCCCCGGCGCGGTTCGGGCCGTGGGATCGGCGTGCGGCGCAAATCCTGTCGCCCTGGTCGTGCCCTGCCATCGCGCCGTCCGCAGCGATGGCGGTCTCGGCGGCTACCGCTGGGGACTCGAGCGCAAGCGCAAGCTCCTTGCCGGCGAGCACGCACGCCGCTCGAATCCGCCGGCGGAGAAGGCTCGGCGGGCGGCTCGCTGA
- the hemH gene encoding ferrochelatase, whose protein sequence is MKTAILLLAHGSPDSTAGMAGFLRNVTGGRPVSDETVKELEHRYDLIGHSPLTEITYRQAQAVARQLDLAVYVGMRNWHPYIPDVVRQMEADGVDAAAAICMAPQNSRASVGLYRRVLMGDDAAAPGRTHPPIGAPPRFRVHTVESWHDHPLLIRAFAEKLSAGWERARAEAGAQLPVIFTAHSVPERTISEGDPYEQQARETAKLVAGEAGIGESWRFAFQSQGRAGGPWLGPTVEETILALKKEGYSGVFIQPIGFLSDHIEVLYDVDIAFRQHAEKQGMRLWRAESLNGSRLLTAALVDLARRALTHFGAAQSQGARR, encoded by the coding sequence ATGAAGACCGCCATCCTGTTGCTCGCGCATGGTTCGCCGGACTCGACCGCCGGCATGGCCGGCTTCCTGCGTAACGTCACCGGCGGGCGCCCGGTCAGCGATGAAACCGTGAAGGAGCTGGAGCATCGCTACGACCTGATCGGCCACTCGCCGCTCACCGAGATCACGTATCGCCAGGCGCAGGCGGTGGCGCGCCAGCTCGACCTGGCGGTGTACGTCGGCATGCGCAACTGGCATCCGTACATTCCCGATGTCGTGCGGCAGATGGAAGCCGACGGCGTGGATGCCGCGGCTGCCATCTGCATGGCGCCGCAGAACTCGCGCGCCAGCGTTGGCCTGTACCGGCGCGTGCTCATGGGCGACGACGCCGCCGCTCCTGGGCGCACGCATCCGCCGATCGGCGCGCCGCCGCGCTTTCGCGTGCACACTGTCGAGAGCTGGCACGACCATCCGCTGCTGATTCGCGCCTTCGCGGAAAAACTTTCCGCCGGATGGGAGCGCGCGCGCGCCGAGGCAGGCGCCCAGCTGCCGGTCATCTTCACGGCGCACAGCGTCCCGGAGCGGACCATCAGTGAAGGCGACCCGTACGAGCAACAGGCGCGCGAAACCGCGAAGCTGGTGGCCGGCGAAGCCGGCATCGGCGAGAGCTGGCGCTTCGCCTTTCAGAGCCAGGGCAGGGCCGGAGGACCGTGGCTCGGGCCCACGGTCGAGGAAACAATTCTCGCGCTGAAAAAAGAAGGCTACTCGGGCGTCTTCATCCAGCCCATCGGATTCCTCAGCGACCACATCGAGGTGCTTTACGACGTGGACATCGCCTTCCGCCAACACGCCGAAAAGCAGGGCATGCGTTTGTGGCGCGCCGAATCGCTGAACGGCTCGCGCCTGCTCACCGCCGCGCTGGTGGACCTGGCGCGCAGGGCGCTGACGCACTTCGGCGCGGCGCAGTCGCAGGGCGCGCGCCGATGA
- a CDS encoding DUF6232 family protein, with protein MQAGIGAAPAPAREAEKTFYQGNGVTVTSTRFIVPGQTYAMASVTSVRFERIPPKRGAPILITIIGFLVLMFPEGRWFGVTLLVFGILWLLLLKTNCAVALSSASGEVRAIKSTDSDFITGIVDALNDAIVYRR; from the coding sequence ATGCAGGCTGGAATTGGAGCCGCTCCCGCTCCTGCCCGTGAGGCGGAGAAGACGTTCTACCAGGGGAACGGGGTAACCGTAACCAGCACTCGTTTCATCGTTCCGGGGCAGACATACGCAATGGCGAGCGTGACGAGTGTACGGTTCGAACGGATTCCGCCCAAGAGAGGAGCGCCGATCCTAATCACGATAATCGGATTCCTCGTCCTCATGTTCCCAGAAGGACGTTGGTTCGGGGTTACGCTCTTGGTATTCGGTATTCTCTGGCTTCTCCTGTTGAAGACCAATTGTGCAGTTGCGCTTAGCAGCGCGTCAGGCGAAGTGCGCGCAATCAAGAGCACGGATTCAGACTTCATTACGGGCATCGTGGATGCGCTCAACGATGCCATTGTGTATCGCCGCTAA
- the hemE gene encoding uroporphyrinogen decarboxylase codes for MSAPESRFVRAVRGEPVDATPVWFMRQAGRYMPEYRAVRKRHSLLEICKDPALAAEVTITAAEKLGVDAAIIFADLLLPLEVMGLPFHFAAGEGPVIERPLRTAGDVSALRTDRVAELGYVAEAVKRVAGHFGPKLPVIGFCGAPFTLASYMIEGGGSRHYVETKKLLYSDPQVWDELMSKLVVVLSAYATEQARAGADVLQVFDSWVGCLSPDDYRRYVLPHTRALVRTLQAAAPVIYFGTETTALLADMRQSGADVIGLDWRVPLDEGWAALGDGVGVQGNLDPVALFADWKELRRRAEDVLRRAAGRPGHIFNLGHGILPETPEENVRALAEFVREHSARPAAQAR; via the coding sequence ATGTCGGCACCCGAGTCGCGATTTGTCCGCGCCGTGCGCGGCGAGCCGGTAGACGCCACGCCCGTGTGGTTCATGCGGCAGGCGGGGCGCTACATGCCGGAGTATCGCGCCGTGCGCAAGCGCCATTCGCTGCTGGAAATCTGCAAGGACCCGGCGCTGGCGGCGGAAGTGACCATCACCGCCGCGGAAAAACTCGGCGTGGACGCGGCCATCATCTTTGCGGACCTTTTGCTGCCCCTCGAGGTGATGGGCCTGCCGTTTCACTTCGCCGCCGGCGAAGGACCGGTGATCGAGCGTCCCCTGCGCACCGCTGGAGATGTTTCCGCGCTGCGCACCGACCGCGTCGCCGAACTAGGCTATGTGGCCGAGGCTGTAAAGCGCGTGGCAGGGCACTTCGGCCCCAAGCTTCCCGTGATCGGCTTCTGCGGCGCGCCGTTTACACTCGCCAGCTACATGATCGAGGGCGGCGGATCGCGCCACTACGTCGAAACCAAGAAGCTCCTGTACTCCGACCCGCAGGTCTGGGACGAACTCATGAGCAAGCTGGTCGTGGTGCTCAGCGCCTACGCGACAGAGCAGGCGCGCGCCGGCGCCGACGTTCTGCAAGTTTTTGACAGCTGGGTCGGCTGCCTCAGCCCCGACGACTACCGCCGCTACGTGCTGCCGCACACGCGGGCGCTGGTGCGAACGCTGCAAGCCGCCGCGCCGGTGATCTACTTCGGCACCGAGACAACCGCGCTTCTTGCCGACATGCGCCAGAGCGGCGCCGACGTGATCGGCCTCGACTGGCGCGTTCCCCTCGACGAAGGTTGGGCGGCGCTGGGGGACGGCGTGGGCGTGCAGGGCAACCTCGATCCAGTGGCGCTGTTTGCCGATTGGAAAGAGCTGCGGCGCCGCGCCGAAGACGTGCTGCGCCGCGCCGCCGGCCGTCCCGGACACATCTTCAATCTTGGGCACGGAATTCTGCCGGAGACGCCGGAAGAAAACGTGCGCGCGCTGGCCGAATTCGTTCGCGAACACTCCGCGCGCCCGGCCGCGCAGGCCCGCTGA
- a CDS encoding curlin repeat-containing protein, producing the protein MARVSDRLRNRAEQILCDVVSGAILLALSRFVENAHASGTSPAIARTVALGVFCLLLLMAVYVLIARRDSIIAPGERIARFGARSKIWTFGIAIAAGVAAGSTFLPTHEQDIRQSLIQNRATIDRLAERVKEMTLPKEDTSLAHVGIAAQVTATVQHPVIGPTPEEAKRRQIILSQLRNEYIRTHDASLGMSTGAEPLPKDWVNHRLGQMGEHWRLGDQSSLTSSEGQSPKPRAVRQAALPTIAQSGRNNIAQIGDNNSATINEAPPDRTLNESNLPAFAAAIAPFPGALKIFPAGISEDAEELIDQLFRVAKAAQWPRTAANMRIRPVHGILCYSDQWNSETGKTFKAAAEAAGLRCTYIDEAFSLGNGIEIGVNPDKVSITILVGRKQ; encoded by the coding sequence ATGGCTAGAGTTTCCGACCGTCTTCGTAACCGTGCTGAACAGATTCTCTGCGACGTTGTCTCGGGAGCGATCCTTCTAGCTCTGTCCCGCTTCGTTGAAAACGCCCACGCATCGGGTACTTCGCCTGCCATTGCTCGCACCGTCGCCTTGGGCGTTTTCTGCCTATTGTTGTTAATGGCCGTCTATGTGCTCATAGCGCGACGGGACTCGATTATCGCTCCTGGCGAGCGCATAGCTCGATTTGGCGCAAGGAGCAAGATTTGGACGTTTGGAATTGCAATCGCGGCAGGCGTCGCCGCAGGATCGACGTTCTTACCGACGCACGAGCAGGATATTCGTCAATCGCTCATTCAGAACAGGGCGACAATCGACCGGCTCGCAGAACGAGTAAAAGAGATGACACTTCCCAAGGAGGATACCAGTCTCGCTCATGTTGGGATCGCTGCTCAAGTCACTGCAACCGTTCAACACCCCGTGATCGGGCCAACCCCGGAGGAAGCGAAGCGACGACAAATTATTCTCTCTCAACTGAGAAACGAATACATCAGGACACATGATGCGAGCCTAGGAATGTCAACCGGCGCTGAGCCGCTTCCTAAGGATTGGGTTAACCACCGGCTCGGACAGATGGGTGAACACTGGCGACTCGGCGACCAAAGTTCGCTCACTTCTTCAGAAGGACAATCGCCCAAACCGCGGGCTGTGCGACAGGCCGCACTACCTACCATTGCTCAAAGTGGGAGGAATAACATCGCCCAGATCGGCGACAACAACTCCGCAACAATTAACGAGGCTCCGCCGGATCGCACGCTAAATGAATCGAACCTCCCCGCTTTTGCAGCGGCCATCGCACCTTTTCCGGGCGCATTGAAGATTTTCCCGGCTGGTATCAGCGAGGATGCTGAGGAACTCATTGATCAATTATTTCGTGTAGCGAAGGCTGCGCAGTGGCCGCGCACGGCTGCCAACATGCGCATCCGTCCAGTACACGGGATTCTCTGCTATTCAGATCAGTGGAATAGTGAAACTGGCAAGACCTTCAAGGCTGCGGCGGAAGCCGCGGGACTGAGATGCACGTATATCGACGAGGCGTTCTCGCTCGGCAATGGGATCGAAATCGGTGTTAACCCAGACAAGGTGTCAATCACAATTCTTGTTGGCCGCAAACAGTGA
- the hemG gene encoding protoporphyrinogen oxidase: protein MKRIAIVGGGIAGLSAAWRAEQLRRQQPDQFSYALFERANRLGGVIRTEHVDDCVVEAGPDSFLTEKPAAAELCRELGIAGELIGSNDATRKTFIVVRGRLAPMPDGLQFIAPTRLLPTAMSPLFSPSTKLRFAREYFSGRANSASVADESVADLVRRHFGQQVVDRLADPLLAGIYGGRADRLSARAVLPRMVEMEARSGSLIRGMLAARNKMQTASGARARPLFTTLRGGMQQMTDAIAARLDPRAVHAGTEVASLSREGDAWRLGPPARAERFDGIVLALPAHAAAELLRAAHPELARELAAIPHTSSLTVALAYDASAFSTPLAGFGFLVPRMESRALLACTYVHNKFPHRAPAGRVLLRCFIGGERADEMMNWDSERIVAAARDELRGILGVTARPRSARVFRWPRAMAQYEVGHLERVGRIGRMRRELPGLALAGNYLRGIGVPDCIQSGAAALAEIAQAVSGTAQTAQPRPEARV from the coding sequence ATGAAGCGCATCGCCATCGTCGGCGGCGGCATCGCCGGTTTGAGTGCGGCATGGCGCGCCGAGCAATTGAGGCGGCAGCAGCCGGACCAGTTCAGCTACGCCCTGTTCGAACGCGCGAACCGCCTGGGCGGCGTGATTCGGACCGAGCACGTTGACGATTGCGTCGTCGAAGCGGGCCCCGACTCGTTCCTCACCGAAAAGCCCGCCGCCGCTGAGCTCTGCCGCGAACTCGGCATCGCCGGCGAACTCATCGGCTCGAACGACGCCACGCGCAAAACGTTCATCGTGGTCCGCGGCCGGCTGGCGCCGATGCCCGATGGATTGCAATTCATTGCGCCGACGCGCTTGCTGCCCACGGCCATGTCGCCGCTGTTCTCGCCTTCGACCAAGCTGCGCTTTGCGCGCGAATACTTCTCGGGACGGGCGAATTCAGCTTCCGTTGCAGACGAATCCGTCGCCGACCTGGTGCGCCGCCACTTCGGCCAGCAAGTTGTCGACCGGCTCGCCGATCCGCTGCTCGCGGGCATTTATGGCGGCAGGGCCGACCGCCTGAGCGCTCGCGCCGTCCTGCCGCGCATGGTGGAGATGGAGGCCCGCTCGGGCAGCCTGATTCGCGGCATGCTCGCCGCGCGCAACAAGATGCAAACGGCATCCGGCGCTCGGGCACGCCCGCTGTTCACCACGCTGCGCGGCGGCATGCAGCAGATGACGGACGCGATCGCCGCTCGCCTGGATCCGCGCGCGGTCCACGCGGGAACCGAAGTGGCATCGCTCTCGCGCGAGGGCGATGCCTGGCGTCTCGGACCACCGGCACGCGCCGAGCGCTTCGACGGAATTGTTCTTGCCCTGCCGGCCCACGCCGCCGCGGAGCTGTTGCGAGCCGCGCATCCGGAGCTGGCGCGAGAGCTGGCGGCCATCCCCCACACCTCTTCGCTGACGGTGGCGCTGGCGTACGACGCTTCTGCTTTCTCCACGCCGCTCGCCGGGTTCGGGTTCCTCGTGCCGCGGATGGAAAGCCGCGCGCTGCTGGCGTGCACGTATGTGCACAACAAATTTCCTCATCGCGCGCCCGCCGGACGCGTCCTGCTGCGTTGCTTCATCGGCGGCGAGCGCGCCGACGAGATGATGAATTGGGACAGCGAGCGAATTGTCGCCGCCGCGCGCGATGAACTGCGCGGCATTCTCGGCGTTACCGCGCGGCCGCGATCTGCCCGTGTCTTCCGTTGGCCGCGCGCCATGGCCCAATACGAGGTTGGACACCTGGAGCGGGTGGGGCGCATCGGGCGGATGCGACGCGAGCTTCCGGGTCTGGCGCTGGCTGGGAACTACCTGCGCGGCATCGGCGTACCTGATTGCATACAGAGCGGCGCCGCCGCGCTTGCCGAGATTGCACAGGCCGTCAGCGGAACCGCCCAGACAGCGCAACCCCGCCCCGAGGCGCGGGTTTAG
- a CDS encoding M20/M25/M40 family metallo-hydrolase, with product MIRIHAWLCAAFISVGLLASPLAFAQRRASQTPNPFPPATMAELNDIRNAALASDYAWRELAHLTNSIGPRLSGSPQAAAAVEYVAGELRQLGLDVRLQRVMVPHWVRGAESASLVEYPGQVPGTSQKVVLTALGGSVSTPADGLTADVVVVNNFDELDALGAQQVAGKIVLFNEKYDKRMAEQGLSFPAYSQAVRYRGEGASAAAKLGAVAALVRSVGSADFRLPHTGALNYQKDVAKIPAAAVTAEDAEMIAALAADGRVRMHLLLTPQTLPDEPSYNVIADLKGTEHPEQVVIVSGHLDSWDLGTGAMDDGVGVAVAMEAAHILTQLHLRPKRTLRVIAWINEENGGAGGRGYAKEYLAEMGSLFAAIESDSGAGHPAGFNARVRTEDLPDLAWIAKALEPIGATIARVSDDTGADISRLAAAGVPTFSPIQDGRAYFHYHHTPADTLDKVVPRELAENAAVMAVLGYALANFPRDLPHLPPVIVPQN from the coding sequence ATGATCCGCATTCATGCTTGGTTGTGCGCTGCTTTCATCTCCGTGGGTCTGCTTGCCTCGCCGCTCGCGTTCGCGCAGCGTCGCGCATCGCAAACGCCCAACCCGTTTCCGCCGGCCACCATGGCCGAGCTCAACGACATCCGCAACGCGGCGCTGGCCAGCGACTACGCCTGGCGCGAGCTTGCGCACCTGACCAACAGCATTGGCCCGCGGCTGAGCGGATCGCCGCAGGCGGCGGCGGCGGTGGAGTACGTGGCCGGCGAGTTGCGCCAACTCGGCCTTGATGTCCGGCTCCAGCGCGTGATGGTGCCGCACTGGGTGCGCGGAGCCGAGAGCGCGTCGCTGGTGGAGTACCCCGGCCAGGTTCCGGGGACGTCGCAGAAAGTGGTGCTCACCGCGCTGGGCGGGAGCGTTTCGACGCCTGCCGATGGCCTGACTGCCGACGTCGTAGTGGTCAACAACTTCGACGAACTGGATGCGCTCGGCGCGCAGCAGGTGGCAGGCAAGATCGTCCTGTTCAATGAGAAGTACGACAAGCGCATGGCCGAGCAGGGACTGTCGTTCCCGGCGTACAGCCAGGCGGTGAGATATCGCGGCGAGGGCGCGAGCGCCGCTGCGAAGCTGGGAGCAGTGGCGGCGCTGGTGCGTTCGGTGGGCAGCGCCGACTTCCGCCTGCCGCACACCGGCGCGCTCAACTATCAGAAGGACGTGGCGAAAATTCCCGCCGCAGCGGTCACCGCCGAAGACGCGGAGATGATCGCTGCGCTCGCAGCCGATGGCCGCGTTCGCATGCATCTACTGCTCACACCGCAAACATTGCCCGATGAGCCCAGCTACAACGTGATCGCCGACCTGAAGGGCACGGAGCACCCGGAGCAGGTGGTGATCGTCTCCGGCCACCTGGATTCGTGGGATTTGGGCACCGGCGCAATGGATGACGGCGTCGGCGTGGCGGTGGCGATGGAAGCGGCGCACATCCTGACGCAGCTTCATTTGCGGCCAAAGCGCACGCTGCGCGTAATTGCCTGGATCAACGAAGAAAACGGCGGCGCCGGCGGGCGTGGCTACGCCAAGGAGTATCTGGCGGAGATGGGTTCGCTCTTCGCCGCCATCGAGAGCGACAGCGGCGCCGGACATCCGGCGGGGTTCAACGCGCGCGTGCGTACCGAAGACCTGCCGGACCTGGCCTGGATCGCCAAGGCGCTGGAACCCATCGGCGCCACGATTGCGCGCGTCAGCGACGATACCGGCGCCGACATTTCACGCCTCGCGGCCGCCGGCGTGCCGACCTTCAGCCCCATCCAGGACGGCCGCGCCTATTTCCACTACCACCACACGCCCGCCGACACGTTAGACAAAGTTGTGCCGCGCGAGCTGGCGGAAAACGCCGCCGTCATGGCGGTCCTGGGATACGCGCTGGCGAACTTCCCTCGCGATCTGCCGCATCTGCCGCCGGTGATCGTTCCGCAGAACTGA